The Paracoccus liaowanqingii genome window below encodes:
- a CDS encoding acetyl/propionyl/methylcrotonyl-CoA carboxylase subunit alpha — MFDKILIANRGEIACRVIDSCRRLGIATVAVYSDADRAARHVEMADEAVHLGGPAPADSYLRADRVIAAARATGAQAIHPGYGFLSENPDFVDAVVAAGLVFIGPSASAIRAMGLKDAAKALMEQAGVPVVPGYHGANQDADFLQDRAAAIGYPVLIKAVAGGGGKGMRRVDDPAQFRDALDSARSEAQGAFGNPAVLIEKYILQPRHIEMQVFGDGTRAVHLYERDCSLQRRHQKVIEEAPAPGMTHEVRRAMGDAAVRAAEAIGYAGAGTIEFIVDGAHGLRPDGFWFMEMNTRLQVEHPVTEAITGIDLVEWQLRVASGEPLPARQEDLTITGHAFEARLYAEDVPAGFLPATGRLSHLHFPDHARIETGVRPGDTISPWYDPMIAKVVTHAPTRAIALRALEQALVDTEVAGSVTNLDFLIALTRHDGFRRAEVDTGLIARDLDALIEGRASDHRALVLGVIGLAGLADPSVQGGTTLWQPLRRTIAWEGGAAILEVQGPGAAIVTLDRPHQVRWQGGRWWVDGDLCRERIVAHAAGVSVFGGRVVHLVPLDPLARTGAAEGGDGLTRSPMPGLVKAVHVTAGQTVAAGDRLAVLEAMKMEHSLTAARDGTVAEVLVRAGDQVEAGAALIRLEDPADG, encoded by the coding sequence ATGTTCGACAAGATCCTGATCGCCAACCGGGGCGAGATCGCCTGCCGCGTCATCGACAGCTGCCGCCGCTTGGGCATCGCCACCGTGGCCGTCTACTCCGACGCCGACCGCGCCGCCCGTCATGTCGAGATGGCCGACGAGGCGGTCCATCTGGGCGGGCCGGCTCCGGCCGACAGTTACCTGCGCGCCGACCGCGTGATCGCCGCCGCACGGGCCACCGGGGCACAGGCGATCCATCCGGGCTACGGTTTCCTGTCCGAGAACCCGGATTTCGTCGATGCGGTCGTGGCGGCGGGGCTGGTCTTCATCGGCCCCTCGGCCAGCGCGATCCGGGCGATGGGGCTCAAGGACGCGGCCAAGGCGCTGATGGAACAGGCCGGCGTGCCCGTCGTGCCCGGCTATCACGGCGCGAACCAGGATGCGGACTTCCTGCAGGACAGGGCGGCGGCGATCGGCTATCCGGTGCTGATCAAGGCGGTGGCCGGCGGCGGCGGCAAGGGAATGCGGCGCGTCGACGATCCCGCGCAGTTCCGCGATGCGCTGGACAGCGCCCGCTCCGAGGCGCAGGGCGCCTTCGGCAACCCCGCCGTGCTAATCGAGAAATACATCCTGCAGCCCCGCCATATCGAGATGCAGGTCTTCGGCGACGGGACCCGCGCCGTGCATCTCTACGAACGCGACTGCTCGCTGCAGCGCCGCCACCAGAAGGTCATCGAGGAAGCCCCGGCCCCCGGCATGACCCACGAGGTCCGCCGCGCGATGGGCGATGCTGCCGTCCGCGCCGCCGAGGCCATCGGCTATGCCGGCGCGGGCACGATCGAGTTCATCGTGGACGGCGCCCATGGCCTGCGCCCCGACGGCTTCTGGTTCATGGAGATGAACACCCGCCTGCAGGTCGAGCATCCCGTGACAGAGGCGATCACCGGCATCGACCTGGTCGAATGGCAGTTGCGTGTCGCCTCGGGCGAGCCCTTGCCCGCGCGGCAGGAGGATCTGACCATCACCGGCCATGCCTTCGAGGCGCGCCTCTATGCCGAGGACGTGCCCGCGGGCTTCCTGCCCGCCACCGGGCGCCTGTCGCATCTGCACTTTCCCGACCATGCCCGGATCGAGACCGGCGTGCGCCCCGGCGACACGATCAGCCCGTGGTACGATCCGATGATCGCAAAGGTCGTGACCCATGCGCCCACCCGCGCCATCGCCCTGCGCGCGCTGGAACAGGCGCTGGTCGATACCGAGGTGGCGGGCTCGGTCACCAATCTGGATTTCCTGATCGCGCTGACCAGGCATGATGGTTTCCGCAGGGCCGAGGTCGATACCGGCCTGATCGCCCGCGACTTGGATGCGCTGATCGAGGGGCGCGCGTCGGACCATCGCGCGCTGGTGCTGGGCGTCATCGGACTGGCGGGGCTGGCCGACCCCTCCGTGCAGGGCGGCACGACCCTGTGGCAGCCCCTGCGCCGCACCATTGCCTGGGAGGGCGGCGCGGCGATCCTTGAGGTGCAGGGGCCGGGGGCGGCCATCGTCACGCTGGACCGACCCCATCAGGTGCGCTGGCAGGGGGGTCGCTGGTGGGTCGACGGCGATCTCTGCCGCGAGCGGATCGTCGCCCATGCGGCGGGGGTCAGCGTCTTCGGCGGGCGGGTGGTGCATCTGGTCCCGCTGGACCCGCTTGCGCGGACGGGTGCCGCCGAGGGCGGCGACGGGCTGACGCGATCCCCCATGCCGGGGCTGGTCAAGGCGGTCCATGTCACGGCGGGCCAGACGGTCGCGGCAGGCGACCGCCTGGCCGTGCTGGAGGCGATGAAGATGGAACACAGCCTGACCGCCGCCCGCGACGGGACCGTGGCCGAGGTGCTGGTCCGCGCCGGCGATCAGGTCGAGGCCGGGGCGGCGCTGATCCGGCTGGAGGACCCCGCCGATGGCTGA
- a CDS encoding hydroxymethylglutaryl-CoA lyase codes for MAERVEIFEMGPRDGLQNERRLIPTPGKIALVDLLGRAGFARIEVTSFVPPAWVPQMADAAQVMAGIARSPGSRYAALTPNLRGYHAARAAGADIVAIFASASEGFSRANLNASIADSLARLAPVAEAARADGVALRGYVSVVTDCPFDGPTPPHSVARVAAALRDMGCIEISLGDTIGQGRPETVDAMLAAVLDDLPPERLAGHYHDTAGRALANVDVSLARGLRVFDAAVGGLGGCPYAPGAAGNVATEALAAHLAARGFDHGLDMDIIHRAAAMARALREAPDA; via the coding sequence ATGGCTGAACGGGTCGAGATCTTCGAGATGGGCCCCCGCGACGGGCTGCAGAACGAACGGCGCCTGATCCCCACCCCTGGCAAGATCGCGCTGGTCGATCTGCTCGGCCGCGCGGGGTTTGCCCGGATCGAGGTGACCAGTTTCGTGCCGCCCGCATGGGTGCCGCAGATGGCGGATGCCGCGCAGGTCATGGCGGGCATCGCGCGGTCGCCCGGCTCCCGCTATGCCGCGCTGACCCCGAACCTGCGCGGCTATCACGCGGCCCGGGCGGCGGGGGCGGATATCGTGGCGATCTTCGCCAGCGCCTCGGAGGGCTTCAGCCGCGCCAACCTGAACGCCTCCATTGCCGACAGCCTCGCGCGGCTGGCGCCGGTGGCCGAGGCGGCTCGCGCCGACGGGGTGGCCCTGCGGGGCTATGTCAGCGTGGTGACCGACTGTCCCTTCGACGGGCCGACGCCGCCGCATTCCGTGGCCCGCGTGGCCGCCGCCCTGCGCGACATGGGCTGCATCGAGATCAGCTTGGGCGACACGATCGGGCAGGGCCGCCCCGAGACCGTCGATGCCATGCTGGCCGCCGTGCTGGACGACCTGCCGCCCGAACGGCTGGCGGGGCATTACCACGACACCGCCGGAAGGGCGCTGGCCAATGTCGATGTCAGCCTGGCGCGCGGGCTGCGGGTCTTCGACGCCGCCGTGGGGGGCCTGGGCGGTTGTCCTTACGCGCCCGGCGCTGCGGGCAATGTCGCGACCGAGGCGCTGGCCGCGCACCTGGCCGCGCGGGGCTTCGATCATGGCCTCGACATGGACATCATCCACCGCGCCGCCGCCATGGCCCGCGCGCTGAGGGAGGCCCCCGATGCCTGA
- a CDS encoding crotonase/enoyl-CoA hydratase family protein, with amino-acid sequence MPDTIRIDTDPRGVATLWLARPDKHNALSRQMIDELTEAAESLGADPQVRVVVLAAQGASFCAGGDLAWMRQQMQADAETRREGARALAGMLSALNLIPKPLIARVHGNAFGGGIGMMAVSDIAIAANSAKFGLTEVRLGLIPATIGPYVLARMGEPAARRVFFSARIFDAPEAVVLNLAARSVAPEDLDAAIEAEIAPFLQAAPRAVAAAKAQCRALGPRIDVAAIEDSIDRLVATWQGAEAAEGITAFFDKRKPAWQS; translated from the coding sequence ATGCCTGACACGATCCGGATCGACACCGACCCGCGCGGCGTGGCGACCCTCTGGCTCGCCCGCCCCGACAAGCACAATGCCCTGTCGCGCCAGATGATCGACGAGCTGACCGAGGCGGCGGAGAGCCTCGGCGCCGACCCCCAGGTCCGGGTGGTGGTGCTGGCCGCCCAAGGCGCCAGCTTCTGCGCGGGCGGCGATCTGGCTTGGATGCGCCAGCAGATGCAGGCCGACGCAGAGACGCGGCGCGAGGGCGCCCGCGCACTGGCCGGGATGCTGTCGGCGCTGAACCTCATCCCCAAGCCGCTGATCGCGCGAGTGCACGGCAATGCCTTCGGGGGCGGCATCGGCATGATGGCCGTCAGCGACATCGCCATCGCCGCAAATTCCGCCAAATTCGGCCTGACCGAGGTGCGCCTCGGCCTGATCCCCGCCACCATCGGACCCTATGTGCTGGCCCGGATGGGCGAACCCGCCGCGCGCAGGGTCTTCTTCTCGGCGCGCATCTTCGACGCGCCCGAGGCGGTGGTGCTGAACCTCGCCGCCCGCAGCGTCGCGCCCGAGGATCTGGACGCCGCCATTGAGGCCGAGATCGCGCCCTTCCTGCAGGCTGCCCCTCGGGCCGTGGCCGCTGCCAAGGCGCAATGCCGCGCGCTCGGCCCGCGCATCGACGTCGCCGCCATCGAGGACAGCATTGACCGCCTGGTCGCCACCTGGCAGGGCGCCGAGGCCGCCGAGGGCATCACCGCCTTCTTCGACAAGCGCAAGCCCGCTTGGCAAAGCTGA
- the glyA gene encoding serine hydroxymethyltransferase: protein MNAPHRDNGFFTETLASRDPDIAKAITQELGRQRDEIELIASENIVSRAVMEAQGSVLTNKYAEGYPGKRYYGGCQYVDIAENLAIERAKELFGCAYANVQPNSGSQMNQAVFLALLQPGDTFMGLDLNSGGHLTHGSPVNMSGKWFNVVSYGVRPQDQMLDMEAIAESARANKPKLIIAGGTAYSRSWDWAAFRAIADEVGAYLMVDMAHIAGLVAGGVHASPIPHAHVVTSTTHKSLRGPRGGLILTNDADIAKKVNSAVFPGLQGGPLMHVIAAKAVAFGEALRPEFKTYAAQVVKNAAAMADELMKGGIDIVSGGTDNHLCLADLRPKGVTGKATEAALGRAHITCNKNGVPFDPEKPFVTSGIRLGAPAGTTRGFAEPEFRQIARWIVEVVDGLAAHGEEGNVEVEAKVRAEVAELCARFPLYQGM, encoded by the coding sequence ATGAACGCACCCCACCGCGACAACGGCTTCTTCACCGAAACCCTGGCCAGCCGTGACCCCGACATCGCCAAGGCCATCACCCAGGAACTGGGCCGCCAGCGCGACGAGATCGAGCTGATCGCCTCGGAAAACATCGTCAGCCGCGCCGTGATGGAGGCGCAGGGCTCCGTCCTGACGAACAAGTATGCCGAGGGCTATCCCGGCAAGCGCTATTACGGCGGCTGCCAGTATGTCGACATCGCCGAGAACCTGGCGATCGAGCGCGCCAAGGAGCTGTTCGGCTGCGCCTATGCCAACGTGCAGCCCAACAGCGGCAGCCAGATGAACCAGGCCGTGTTCCTGGCGCTGCTGCAGCCCGGCGACACCTTCATGGGCCTCGACCTGAACTCGGGCGGGCACCTGACGCACGGATCGCCGGTCAACATGTCGGGCAAGTGGTTCAACGTGGTCAGCTATGGCGTGCGTCCGCAGGACCAGATGCTGGATATGGAGGCGATCGCCGAGAGCGCGCGCGCCAACAAGCCCAAGCTGATCATCGCCGGCGGCACCGCCTACAGCCGCAGCTGGGACTGGGCCGCCTTCCGCGCCATCGCGGACGAGGTCGGCGCCTATCTGATGGTCGACATGGCCCATATCGCGGGCCTGGTCGCGGGCGGCGTGCATGCCTCGCCCATCCCGCATGCGCATGTGGTCACCTCGACCACGCACAAGTCGCTGCGCGGGCCGCGCGGCGGTCTGATCCTGACCAACGACGCCGACATCGCCAAGAAGGTGAACTCTGCCGTCTTCCCGGGCCTGCAGGGCGGACCGCTGATGCATGTGATCGCCGCCAAGGCCGTGGCCTTCGGCGAGGCGCTGCGCCCCGAGTTCAAGACCTATGCGGCGCAGGTGGTCAAGAATGCCGCCGCCATGGCGGACGAGCTGATGAAGGGCGGCATCGACATCGTCTCGGGCGGCACCGACAACCACCTGTGCCTGGCCGACCTGCGTCCCAAGGGCGTGACCGGCAAGGCGACCGAGGCAGCCCTTGGCCGCGCCCACATCACCTGCAACAAGAACGGCGTGCCCTTCGATCCCGAGAAGCCCTTCGTGACCTCGGGCATCCGCCTCGGCGCCCCCGCCGGCACCACGCGCGGCTTTGCCGAGCCCGAGTTCCGCCAGATCGCCCGCTGGATCGTCGAGGTCGTCGACGGCCTGGCCGCCCATGGCGAAGAGGGCAATGTCGAGGTCGAGGCGAAGGTCCGTGCCGAGGTGGCCGAGCTGTGCGCCCGCTTCCCGCTGTATCAGGGCATGTGA
- a CDS encoding NAD kinase produces MTPRIHFTASQADAALAARAALVARYGDAGPERAEVVVALGGDGFMLQTLHATRARGLPVYGMNRGTVGFLMNVYAEDDLPARVAAAEETVINPLRMRATCADGTCHEALAINEVSLLREGPQAAKLRIHVDGRLRMEELVCDGALVATPAGSTAYNYSAHGPILPIASEVLALTAIAPFRPRRWRGALLPKAAEVVVEVLNPERRPVMADADSRSVRHVTRVEIRSAGDIRHRLLFDPGHGLDERLLREQFV; encoded by the coding sequence ATGACGCCCAGGATCCACTTCACCGCCAGCCAGGCGGATGCGGCCCTTGCCGCCCGCGCGGCGCTGGTCGCGCGCTATGGCGATGCCGGGCCGGAGCGGGCCGAGGTGGTCGTGGCGCTTGGCGGCGACGGGTTCATGCTGCAGACGCTGCATGCGACGCGGGCGCGGGGGCTGCCGGTCTATGGCATGAACCGGGGCACCGTGGGCTTCCTGATGAACGTCTATGCCGAGGACGACCTGCCCGCGCGCGTGGCCGCCGCCGAGGAGACGGTCATCAACCCGCTGCGGATGCGGGCCACCTGCGCCGACGGCACCTGCCACGAGGCGCTGGCCATCAACGAGGTCAGCCTGCTGCGCGAGGGCCCGCAGGCCGCCAAGCTGCGCATCCATGTCGACGGGCGGTTGCGGATGGAGGAACTGGTCTGCGACGGCGCGCTGGTGGCCACGCCCGCGGGCTCGACCGCCTACAACTATTCCGCCCACGGCCCGATCCTGCCCATCGCGTCCGAGGTGCTGGCCCTGACGGCCATCGCGCCCTTCCGCCCGCGCCGCTGGCGGGGGGCGCTGCTGCCCAAGGCCGCCGAGGTGGTGGTCGAGGTGCTGAACCCCGAACGCCGCCCGGTGATGGCCGATGCCGACAGCCGGTCGGTGCGCCATGTCACCCGGGTCGAGATCCGCAGCGCGGGCGACATCCGCCACCGGCTGCTGTTCGATCCCGGCCATGGGCTGGACGAGCGCCTGCTGCGCGAACAGTTCGTCTGA
- the rpoH gene encoding RNA polymerase sigma factor RpoH, with amino-acid sequence MATYANLPAPSPEQGMNRYLQEIRKFPLLEPEQEYMLAKAWADHEDSAAAHQLVTSHLRLAAKIAMGYRGYGLPQAEVISEANVGLMQAVKRFDPERGFRLATYAMWWIRASIQEYILRSWSLVKMGTTSAQKKLFFNLRKAKSKIGALEEGDLRPENVAQIATELNVTEKEVVDMNRRLSGGDASLNAQVGSGDGESAAQWQDWLEDTDANQAEAYAETEELDTRRRMLVAAMDVLNDREKDILMERRLRDDPMTLEDLSTRYSVSRERIRQIEVRAFEKLQERMRVLAREKGMKIAAEAE; translated from the coding sequence ATGGCCACCTATGCAAATCTGCCCGCCCCCAGCCCCGAACAGGGGATGAACCGCTATCTGCAGGAGATCCGCAAGTTTCCCCTGCTGGAGCCCGAGCAGGAATACATGCTGGCCAAGGCCTGGGCCGATCACGAGGACAGCGCCGCCGCACATCAGCTGGTCACCAGCCACCTGCGTCTGGCCGCCAAGATCGCCATGGGCTATCGCGGCTACGGCCTGCCGCAGGCCGAGGTCATCAGCGAGGCCAATGTCGGGTTGATGCAGGCGGTCAAGCGGTTCGATCCCGAGCGCGGCTTCCGTCTGGCCACCTATGCGATGTGGTGGATCCGCGCCTCGATCCAGGAATACATCCTGCGGTCCTGGTCGCTGGTCAAGATGGGCACCACCAGCGCGCAGAAGAAGCTGTTCTTCAACCTGCGCAAGGCCAAGTCCAAGATCGGCGCGCTGGAAGAGGGCGATCTGCGCCCCGAGAACGTCGCCCAGATCGCGACCGAGCTGAACGTGACCGAGAAAGAGGTCGTCGACATGAACCGGCGCCTGTCGGGGGGCGACGCCTCGCTGAACGCGCAGGTCGGCTCGGGCGACGGGGAATCGGCGGCGCAGTGGCAGGACTGGCTGGAGGATACCGATGCCAACCAGGCCGAGGCCTATGCCGAGACCGAGGAGCTGGACACCCGCCGCCGCATGCTGGTCGCCGCGATGGACGTGCTGAACGACCGCGAAAAGGACATCCTGATGGAGCGCCGCCTGCGCGACGACCCGATGACGCTGGAGGATCTGTCCACCCGCTACAGCGTCTCGCGCGAGCGTATCCGCCAGATCGAGGTCCGCGCCTTCGAGAAGCTGCAGGAGCGCATGCGCGTCCTCGCCCGTGAAAAGGGCATGAAGATCGCCGCAGAAGCGGAATGA
- a CDS encoding RluA family pseudouridine synthase, whose protein sequence is MSILSVTIPANPPDRLDKALALAVPEQAALSRSRLSRLIAEGSVTGPDGPARDGKARVAEGQEYHIALAPPEEVHTRPEAIPLVIAHEDDDLIVIDKPAGMVVHPAPGSPSGTLVNALLAHCGDSLSGIGGEKRPGIVHRIDKDTSGLLVVAKSDRAHHGLAAQFEAHSATRRYLALAHGVIDAADPRLRATPGVSFEEGGVLRIATHLARHPTDRQKQAVHVDKGRHAVTRARLLERFGTPPVAMLVECRLETGRTHQIRVHMAHAGLGLIGDPVYGGARKASTRVLGSVAAEVQAFSRQALHAAHLGFVHPVSGVEMGFDSPLPADMQTLLDRLRGIGAAAS, encoded by the coding sequence ATGTCGATCCTTTCCGTGACCATCCCGGCCAACCCGCCCGACCGGCTTGATAAGGCCCTTGCGCTGGCGGTGCCAGAGCAGGCGGCCCTGTCGCGCTCGCGCCTGTCCCGCCTGATCGCCGAAGGGTCCGTCACCGGCCCCGACGGCCCGGCCCGCGACGGCAAGGCCCGCGTGGCCGAGGGGCAGGAATACCATATCGCCCTGGCCCCGCCCGAAGAGGTGCACACCCGCCCCGAGGCGATCCCGCTGGTCATCGCGCATGAGGACGATGACCTCATCGTGATCGACAAGCCGGCGGGCATGGTCGTCCATCCCGCGCCGGGCAGCCCCTCGGGCACGCTGGTCAACGCGCTGCTGGCCCATTGCGGCGATTCGCTGTCGGGGATCGGCGGCGAGAAGCGCCCGGGCATCGTGCACCGCATCGACAAGGACACCTCGGGCCTGCTGGTGGTGGCGAAATCCGACCGCGCCCATCACGGGCTGGCCGCCCAGTTCGAGGCGCACAGCGCGACCCGCCGCTATCTGGCGCTGGCCCATGGGGTGATTGACGCCGCCGACCCGCGCCTGCGCGCCACCCCCGGGGTCAGCTTCGAGGAGGGCGGCGTGCTGCGAATCGCCACCCATCTGGCCCGCCACCCGACCGACCGCCAGAAGCAGGCGGTCCATGTCGACAAGGGCCGCCATGCCGTCACCCGCGCCCGGCTGCTGGAACGGTTCGGCACCCCGCCCGTCGCCATGCTGGTCGAATGCCGGCTGGAAACCGGGCGCACCCACCAGATCCGCGTCCACATGGCCCATGCCGGGCTGGGGCTGATCGGCGATCCGGTCTATGGCGGCGCGCGCAAGGCCTCGACCCGCGTGCTGGGATCGGTGGCAGCCGAGGTGCAGGCCTTTTCGCGCCAGGCCCTGCACGCGGCGCATCTGGGCTTCGTCCACCCGGTCAGCGGGGTCGAGATGGGCTTCGACAGCCCCCTGCCCGCCGACATGCAGACGCTGCTGGACCGCCTGCGCGGGATCGGTGCCGCGGCCTCTTGA
- a CDS encoding DUF6476 family protein — MGQDDTEWKRAAKEVPELRFLKTLVTGLTLIMGVGMVAVVALLWMRLNQPVLPDLPSSIVLPEGVRPAAITFATDRIVVVTQTDQVLVYDRAGEPVGQLQLQP; from the coding sequence ATGGGGCAGGATGATACCGAATGGAAGCGCGCCGCGAAAGAGGTCCCGGAGCTGCGCTTTCTGAAGACGCTGGTCACGGGACTGACGCTGATCATGGGGGTGGGGATGGTCGCCGTCGTGGCGCTGCTGTGGATGCGGCTGAACCAGCCGGTGCTGCCGGACCTGCCAAGCAGCATCGTGCTGCCCGAGGGCGTCCGACCCGCCGCGATCACCTTCGCCACCGACCGGATCGTGGTGGTGACGCAGACCGACCAGGTGCTGGTCTATGACCGGGCGGGCGAACCCGTCGGGCAGTTGCAGCTTCAGCCCTGA
- a CDS encoding accessory factor UbiK family protein, translated as MTTQNRFFDDMSKLMTNAMGVAQGARTEAETAMKGWIDRWLADRDFVTREEFEAVREMAIKARTENAELKARLDTLEAGRTTPQG; from the coding sequence ATGACCACGCAAAACCGTTTCTTCGACGACATGTCCAAGCTGATGACCAATGCCATGGGCGTGGCCCAGGGGGCCCGCACCGAGGCCGAGACCGCCATGAAGGGCTGGATCGACCGCTGGCTGGCCGACCGCGACTTCGTGACCCGCGAGGAGTTCGAGGCTGTGCGCGAGATGGCGATCAAGGCCCGCACCGAGAATGCCGAGCTGAAGGCGCGGCTGGACACGCTGGAAGCCGGGCGCACCACGCCTCAGGGCTGA
- the lgt gene encoding prolipoprotein diacylglyceryl transferase: MIPFPDIAPEIFTITLGGFSLSLRWYALAYLAGLIIGWQVIAAMMRRPAIWGGTPPTEADRVDDLLTWVILGVILGGRLGFVLFYEPAHYLSNPAQILMVWQGGMSFHGGFAGVIVATWIWSRAQGVPVLRLADAMAVVAPIGIFFGRLANFINAELWGRPTDLPWGVVFPGDAAQACPGVVGPCARHPSQLYEAGLEGLVLGLILWAVVRAGGLRRPGLAFGIFLAGYGLARIFVELFRVADPQFITPDNPLGHVLGGPVIGLTMGQVLSLPMVLIGLALIWRARARPPRTT, translated from the coding sequence ATGATCCCCTTTCCCGATATCGCTCCCGAGATCTTCACGATCACCCTCGGGGGGTTCTCGCTGTCGCTGCGCTGGTACGCGCTGGCCTATCTGGCGGGGCTGATCATCGGCTGGCAGGTGATCGCCGCGATGATGCGCCGCCCCGCGATCTGGGGCGGCACGCCGCCGACCGAAGCCGACCGGGTGGACGACCTGCTGACCTGGGTCATCCTGGGGGTGATCCTGGGCGGGCGCTTGGGCTTCGTGCTGTTCTACGAGCCCGCCCACTACCTTTCCAACCCGGCGCAGATCCTGATGGTCTGGCAGGGCGGGATGAGCTTTCACGGCGGCTTCGCGGGGGTGATCGTGGCCACCTGGATCTGGTCGCGGGCGCAGGGCGTGCCGGTGCTGCGGCTGGCCGACGCGATGGCCGTGGTGGCGCCCATCGGCATCTTCTTCGGCCGCCTCGCCAACTTCATCAATGCCGAGCTGTGGGGCCGCCCCACCGACCTTCCCTGGGGCGTCGTCTTTCCGGGCGATGCCGCGCAGGCCTGCCCCGGCGTCGTCGGTCCCTGCGCCCGCCATCCCAGCCAGCTCTACGAGGCCGGGCTGGAAGGGCTGGTCCTGGGCCTGATCCTGTGGGCCGTGGTGCGCGCGGGCGGGCTGCGGCGCCCGGGGCTGGCCTTCGGGATCTTCCTGGCCGGATATGGGCTGGCCCGCATCTTCGTCGAACTGTTCCGGGTCGCGGATCCGCAGTTCATCACGCCGGACAATCCGCTCGGGCACGTTCTGGGCGGGCCGGTGATCGGGCTGACCATGGGGCAGGTGCTGTCGCTGCCCATGGTGCTGATCGGGCTGGCGCTGATCTGGCGGGCCCGCGCCCGGCCGCCCCGGACGACATGA
- a CDS encoding class I SAM-dependent methyltransferase — translation MTPLAGIIAARIRATGPIGLAEYMRICLMDSRHGYYATRDPFGAAGDFTTAPEIHQMFGEMCGLALAQAWLDQGRPAPFTLVEPGPGRGTLMADMLRAIRVVPGMADAAQVALIEASPHLRQVQRDRLGDVLHLDGIEDLPDNPLFLIGNEFIDALPIRQFQMTPEGWRERMVGLSDDGLRMGLGPVVPLNRPGQPGDIVEDCAEGAAFAEALARRIAAQGGAAILIDYGGWNGYGDTFQALRNHAPEDPLSRPGEADLTAHVDFAALAAAGLRGGAVVSRPVRQGDWLEALGAPARAARLAQAGDTGAMAALRRLTDPSEMGHLFKAIAFWPTGAPPVPGFEALEAHADDA, via the coding sequence ATGACGCCTCTGGCGGGCATCATCGCGGCGCGCATCCGCGCGACGGGGCCGATCGGGCTGGCCGAATACATGCGCATCTGCCTGATGGACAGTCGCCACGGCTATTACGCCACCCGCGATCCCTTCGGGGCGGCGGGCGACTTCACCACCGCCCCCGAGATCCACCAGATGTTCGGAGAGATGTGCGGGCTGGCCTTAGCGCAGGCTTGGCTGGATCAGGGGCGGCCCGCGCCCTTCACCCTGGTCGAGCCGGGGCCGGGGCGCGGCACGCTGATGGCCGACATGCTGCGCGCGATCCGGGTGGTGCCCGGCATGGCGGATGCGGCCCAGGTCGCGCTGATCGAGGCCTCGCCCCATCTGCGTCAGGTCCAGAGGGACCGCTTGGGCGATGTCCTGCATCTCGACGGCATCGAGGATCTGCCGGACAACCCGCTGTTCCTGATTGGAAACGAGTTCATCGATGCCCTGCCCATCCGGCAGTTCCAGATGACCCCCGAGGGCTGGCGCGAGCGCATGGTCGGCCTGTCGGATGATGGCCTGCGCATGGGCCTGGGGCCGGTCGTCCCCCTGAACCGTCCCGGCCAACCCGGCGACATCGTCGAGGATTGCGCCGAGGGCGCCGCCTTTGCCGAGGCGCTGGCGCGGCGCATCGCGGCGCAGGGCGGGGCGGCGATCCTGATCGATTACGGCGGCTGGAACGGCTATGGCGACACCTTCCAGGCGCTTCGCAACCACGCCCCCGAGGATCCCCTATCCCGGCCCGGAGAGGCCGACCTGACCGCCCATGTCGATTTCGCCGCACTGGCGGCTGCAGGTCTGCGGGGCGGGGCGGTCGTCTCGCGCCCCGTGCGGCAGGGGGACTGGTTGGAAGCACTCGGCGCGCCCGCCCGGGCGGCGCGGCTGGCGCAGGCGGGGGACACGGGCGCGATGGCCGCGCTTCGACGCTTGACCGATCCGTCCGAAATGGGTCACCTGTTCAAGGCCATCGCGTTCTGGCCCACGGGCGCCCCGCCCGTGCCCGGTTTCGAGGCGCTGGAGGCCCATGCAGACGACGCTTGA